The following are encoded in a window of Bacillus sp. SORGH_AS_0510 genomic DNA:
- a CDS encoding glycine betaine ABC transporter substrate-binding protein — protein MSNFLNYVTSNYHQILDLLVQHLNLSIISVLIAIIIGIPLGILISNEPKLSKPIIGTTNVIQAVPSLALLGFLIPFIGIGSTPAIVMVVLYSLLPIVKNTYTGLTNIDGDILEAAKGIGLTKSQTMRKVQLPLAFPMIMAGIRISAVTAVGLMTIAAFVGAGGLGYLVFSGVQTVDNNMILAGAIPACILALLIDFVVGKLESSLSYTTKQSSSKYFAKTGKKAKRVIIGFAAILLVAGGAFKVYSTASAEEKIVIGSKNFSEQLILGNMLADLIENKTDIKVERKLNLGGSQVAFSALKNGDVDLYVEYTGTGLVNILNQTPQSDPEKVYNYVQKEFKRKYNIELLKPIGFNNTYALAVRQDTAKQYNLKTISDLAKVSNGLIMGPTIEFPNREDGLIGLSKTYNMTFKDVKAVDGGLRYTALKNHKSDVIDAFSTDGLLEAFQLKVLKDDKNFFPPYYAVPMVKEETLKEHPELKKVLNSLSGKLTDEKMRELNYKVDSLKESPEKVAKEFLVQEGLLD, from the coding sequence ATGAGTAATTTTTTAAACTATGTAACATCGAACTACCACCAAATTCTTGACCTTTTGGTACAGCACCTAAATTTAAGTATTATTTCAGTACTAATAGCTATTATTATCGGTATTCCACTAGGAATTTTAATTTCAAATGAACCAAAACTTTCAAAGCCTATAATTGGAACGACTAATGTAATTCAAGCCGTTCCAAGCTTAGCTTTACTCGGCTTTCTCATTCCATTTATCGGGATTGGAAGTACTCCGGCCATTGTAATGGTTGTCCTATATTCTCTATTACCAATTGTAAAGAACACGTATACAGGATTAACAAATATCGATGGAGACATTCTGGAAGCCGCCAAAGGCATCGGTCTGACAAAGAGCCAAACGATGCGAAAGGTACAATTACCACTAGCCTTCCCGATGATTATGGCGGGTATCAGAATTTCAGCTGTAACAGCTGTTGGACTGATGACAATCGCAGCCTTTGTTGGGGCTGGTGGCCTTGGTTATCTTGTATTCTCGGGTGTACAAACAGTGGATAACAATATGATTTTAGCTGGAGCTATTCCCGCTTGTATTTTAGCACTCTTGATTGACTTTGTAGTCGGGAAGCTCGAATCTTCACTATCATACACAACTAAGCAGAGTTCTTCTAAGTATTTTGCAAAGACGGGCAAAAAAGCAAAAAGAGTCATCATTGGGTTTGCTGCCATACTTTTAGTGGCTGGAGGGGCATTTAAAGTTTATTCTACTGCCAGTGCAGAAGAAAAAATTGTTATCGGTTCAAAAAACTTTAGTGAACAATTAATTTTAGGAAACATGCTTGCCGATTTAATTGAAAATAAAACAGATATCAAAGTAGAAAGAAAGTTGAATCTTGGTGGTAGCCAGGTAGCCTTCAGTGCCCTTAAAAATGGGGATGTTGATTTATATGTTGAATATACCGGTACAGGGTTGGTAAATATTTTAAACCAGACTCCACAAAGCGATCCTGAAAAAGTGTATAATTATGTTCAAAAGGAATTTAAGAGGAAATATAATATTGAATTATTGAAACCGATTGGATTTAATAATACCTATGCCTTGGCAGTGAGACAGGACACAGCAAAACAATATAATTTAAAAACGATCTCCGACCTTGCTAAAGTGAGCAACGGACTAATTATGGGACCAACAATCGAATTTCCAAATCGTGAAGATGGTTTAATCGGACTTTCAAAGACTTATAATATGACATTCAAGGATGTAAAGGCTGTTGACGGAGGATTACGCTATACTGCTCTAAAGAATCATAAGAGTGATGTAATTGATGCTTTTTCAACAGACGGCTTACTTGAAGCTTTTCAATTAAAGGTGTTAAAAGATGATAAGAACTTCTTCCCTCCTTATTATGCAGTTCCTATGGTTAAAGAAGAAACTCTAAAAGAACACCCAGAGCTCAAAAAAGTTTTAAATTCACTGTCTGGAAAATTAACAGATGAAAAAATGCGTGAATTGAACTATAAGGTCGACAGTCTTAAAGAGTCACCAGAAAAAGTTGCCAAGGAATTTTTAGTACAAGAAGGTTTACTTGATTGA
- a CDS encoding nitronate monooxygenase family protein, with translation MKWGNDLNFPQLKIGHITPKVPILQGGMGVGISLSNLASAVANAGGIGIISGTGITVNELRTHIRRAKELINETGYIGVNVLFAMNDFAEKMKAALEEKVDFIISGAGISRDMYTWGKQAGIPVISIVSSAKLARISERLGAAAVVVEGFEAGGHLGTDRSMLDILPEVVDAVSVPVIAAGGIMTGSDIAKVLSMGASGVQMGTRFVASNECDAPFAFKQKYVEAQKEDLVLIKTTVGLQGRAINNDFTNSISGAKKLKIAKCHDCLKNCSYQFCTLDSLLTSVSGDVENGLVFAGARVDEIKEILPIQKIIDSLTAEYCAAMKDTQL, from the coding sequence ATGAAATGGGGTAATGATTTGAATTTTCCACAACTTAAAATAGGACACATAACACCTAAAGTGCCAATTTTGCAGGGCGGTATGGGCGTTGGTATTTCCCTTAGCAATTTAGCATCTGCAGTTGCGAATGCAGGAGGAATAGGTATTATTTCGGGAACAGGAATCACTGTAAATGAATTACGAACACATATACGACGAGCAAAGGAACTTATTAATGAAACAGGATACATTGGAGTAAATGTTCTATTTGCCATGAATGACTTTGCCGAAAAAATGAAAGCTGCTTTAGAAGAGAAGGTAGATTTTATTATATCGGGTGCAGGTATCTCAAGGGATATGTATACCTGGGGAAAACAAGCTGGGATACCAGTCATTTCAATCGTTTCTTCTGCGAAACTAGCTAGGATTTCAGAACGACTAGGTGCCGCTGCTGTTGTTGTAGAAGGGTTCGAAGCTGGCGGTCATCTTGGAACTGATCGGTCAATGTTGGATATCCTACCAGAAGTTGTTGATGCTGTATCTGTTCCTGTAATTGCAGCTGGTGGGATCATGACAGGATCTGATATTGCTAAAGTACTTTCCATGGGAGCGTCTGGTGTCCAAATGGGTACAAGGTTTGTAGCAAGTAATGAATGTGATGCTCCTTTTGCATTTAAGCAAAAGTATGTGGAAGCACAAAAGGAAGACCTTGTCCTTATTAAAACCACCGTAGGACTACAAGGAAGAGCAATTAACAACGACTTTACCAATTCTATTAGCGGAGCGAAAAAACTAAAAATAGCGAAATGCCACGATTGCTTAAAAAATTGCTCATACCAATTTTGTACACTTGATTCATTGTTAACATCAGTTTCAGGAGATGTGGAAAATGGACTGGTTTTTGCTGGTGCTCGTGTGGATGAAATAAAAGAAATTCTTCCTATTCAAAAAATCATTGACAGCCTCACAGCAGAATATTGTGCAGCAATGAAAGATACACAATTATAA
- a CDS encoding DHH family phosphoesterase — MVKLFTDIDLDGLGCGLLARIAFGEKVNVYYCSYRNLNKRVETVITNSVNAEEKIFITDLAVNEDIEKRLNERFQKGKHVQMIDHHVTAMHFNQYEWAYVNPEYDTGNLTCATSLFYDFLIENRMIERTKALEEFIELVRQYDTWEWDQNNNVLAKRLNDLFYILNREKFEEEMLKRLMENKDTFMLTETENLLLDIEDQKINRYIHSKSRQIVQTFVDDYCVGIVHAEQYLSELGNALNNLYPHLDMIVLLNVSGKKMGFRTIHDEVNVAKFAKRYGGGGHPKASGAELTAEAFKLYVENVFDFMPLKPDSDRNEYNVKNSIFITSYQNSQGESSYVIPLDENQFSIIHNGKKLEETFTTFAEAERYIKRNYSSWLWYDQEYLKFLSNALGVSLEEIKENFEEIISNRIMDVIGQ; from the coding sequence ATGGTCAAATTATTTACTGATATTGATTTAGATGGACTTGGATGTGGGCTGCTAGCTAGGATTGCATTTGGAGAAAAGGTGAACGTGTACTATTGTTCCTATAGAAATTTAAATAAGAGGGTAGAGACAGTAATTACTAATTCGGTGAATGCAGAAGAAAAAATTTTTATCACAGATTTAGCAGTTAATGAGGATATTGAGAAAAGACTTAATGAACGGTTTCAAAAAGGGAAACATGTTCAAATGATTGATCATCATGTAACAGCTATGCATTTTAATCAGTATGAATGGGCATATGTGAACCCCGAATATGACACTGGTAATCTGACTTGTGCAACATCTTTATTTTATGATTTTCTAATTGAGAATCGAATGATAGAACGTACTAAAGCTTTAGAGGAGTTTATTGAATTAGTCCGACAGTATGATACGTGGGAATGGGATCAGAACAATAATGTATTGGCTAAAAGGTTAAATGACTTGTTTTACATTCTGAATCGGGAAAAGTTTGAAGAAGAGATGTTAAAGAGGTTAATGGAAAATAAAGATACTTTTATGTTAACCGAGACAGAAAATTTACTTCTTGATATAGAGGACCAGAAGATTAATCGCTACATTCATTCCAAGAGCAGACAGATCGTTCAAACCTTTGTAGACGATTACTGCGTCGGAATCGTTCATGCGGAACAGTATTTATCTGAGCTTGGGAATGCCTTGAACAATCTGTATCCCCATTTGGACATGATTGTACTATTAAATGTTAGTGGAAAGAAAATGGGGTTTCGAACCATTCATGACGAAGTTAATGTGGCTAAATTCGCTAAAAGATATGGAGGAGGGGGGCACCCCAAAGCATCAGGGGCAGAATTAACAGCTGAAGCCTTTAAACTCTATGTTGAGAATGTCTTTGATTTCATGCCGCTTAAACCTGATTCAGATCGAAATGAATACAATGTGAAAAATTCAATTTTCATTACAAGCTACCAAAACTCGCAGGGTGAAAGCTCTTATGTCATACCATTAGATGAAAATCAATTTAGTATCATACATAATGGAAAGAAATTAGAGGAAACCTTTACTACATTTGCGGAGGCTGAAAGGTATATTAAACGGAATTATTCATCCTGGCTCTGGTATGATCAGGAATATCTAAAATTTCTATCGAACGCTCTTGGAGTATCCCTTGAAGAGATAAAGGAAAACTTCGAAGAGATAATAAGCAACAGAATAATGGATGTAATTGGACAATGA
- a CDS encoding acyltransferase family protein has protein sequence MTSISKRSKYFDNAKFILIFLVVFGHLISPLKEQDGFLFTLYSVIFLFHMPAFIMISGYFAKGYNKKGYLAKSIKKILIPYFIFQVIYSIYYYFNGQEEKLSFDFLHPHWTLWFLLSMFCWNLLLYLFAKLKWAGFALSIILGISIGYIDQVGSFLSISRTFVFFPYFLLGFLLNEDQLKRIIRTKYSLPIGLIIIAGTLIYFGTAFPKDAVPWLLGDTSYANMGGKNISDGLIRGIQYVLTLIVVFSFMVLIPSVQFKVTKIGERTLYVYLFHGFIIKTIQTIIPEKNVNPILGNYLILIIVSLIICLILGSYLIKKYTRPLVELELSLESRGS, from the coding sequence ATGACTTCTATATCAAAAAGGAGTAAATATTTTGATAATGCAAAGTTTATTTTAATCTTTCTGGTGGTATTTGGACATCTTATTAGTCCATTAAAGGAACAGGATGGTTTTCTTTTTACTTTATATAGTGTAATATTTCTTTTCCATATGCCAGCTTTTATCATGATTTCAGGGTATTTTGCAAAAGGATATAACAAGAAAGGCTATTTAGCCAAATCAATTAAGAAAATATTAATACCCTATTTTATTTTTCAAGTAATTTATTCTATTTACTATTATTTTAATGGACAAGAAGAGAAGCTTAGTTTTGATTTTTTACATCCCCATTGGACGCTGTGGTTTTTACTAAGCATGTTTTGTTGGAACTTGTTATTATATCTATTTGCAAAATTAAAATGGGCAGGTTTCGCTCTATCAATTATTTTAGGAATTTCTATCGGATATATTGATCAAGTGGGAAGTTTTTTAAGTATATCTAGAACATTCGTATTTTTCCCTTATTTTTTATTAGGCTTTCTTTTGAATGAAGATCAGCTAAAACGTATAATTCGTACAAAGTATTCACTTCCGATAGGATTAATTATTATTGCAGGAACACTTATATACTTTGGAACAGCTTTCCCAAAAGATGCTGTTCCATGGCTCCTGGGAGATACTTCATATGCTAACATGGGTGGAAAAAATATTTCAGATGGTTTGATTCGAGGGATACAGTACGTGCTTACTCTTATCGTTGTTTTTAGCTTCATGGTTTTAATTCCTTCTGTTCAGTTTAAGGTAACTAAAATTGGTGAAAGAACTTTATATGTATACCTATTTCACGGTTTTATAATAAAAACTATTCAAACAATTATTCCAGAGAAAAATGTTAACCCTATTTTGGGAAATTACCTTATTCTAATCATTGTATCTTTAATCATTTGCTTAATTCTAGGTAGCTATTTAATAAAAAAATATACTCGTCCTTTGGTTGAATTGGAACTATCACTTGAAAGCAGGGGGAGTTGA
- a CDS encoding MerR family transcriptional regulator, which translates to MNTSEVSKLLGVSSSTIQRWVKQLELPMAKNERGHYYFTDADIAQLKKIHEQLQNGTLLHEISPSRVKKNLRKGIIKIGDNDESLEKVWQKVNDLERTIHTKADSVTSYQILQHRREIEELQSQVSELTQQLRQLQEKITQSEIPTKIEKPIVYDATKVKRKRKNMISSLFGF; encoded by the coding sequence ATGAATACAAGTGAAGTATCAAAATTATTAGGTGTATCTTCAAGTACCATTCAACGGTGGGTTAAACAACTTGAACTGCCGATGGCAAAAAACGAACGGGGGCATTATTACTTTACTGATGCAGACATTGCTCAACTAAAAAAGATCCATGAACAGCTTCAAAATGGGACGCTTCTACATGAAATTTCGCCAAGTAGAGTAAAGAAAAACCTTCGAAAGGGAATAATAAAGATTGGCGATAATGATGAGAGCCTTGAAAAAGTATGGCAAAAGGTAAATGATTTAGAAAGGACCATTCATACTAAAGCTGATTCAGTTACCTCCTACCAAATCCTCCAACACCGGCGAGAAATAGAAGAATTACAAAGCCAAGTTAGTGAGCTAACACAACAGCTTAGACAACTTCAGGAAAAAATTACACAATCAGAAATACCAACTAAAATAGAAAAGCCAATCGTTTATGATGCAACAAAAGTGAAAAGAAAGAGAAAAAATATGATTAGTTCTTTATTCGGGTTCTAA
- a CDS encoding MerR family transcriptional regulator codes for MKTYTLKEVSKKINVAPGILRQWEKDFEELLEIPRSKQGARIYSDEEIDFLLEIKQMAAKKLSKVSIREQLLKGPELDMETPNTQDSVSKVHFGEEAELENVAIPKEIPLDIISDTLPVVAVDNEVFNNTDLFFEAMEAYKKNFLSEVKEEIRNVVRKEVVEEVKKEIYKGTYHTVKALSDSIYKSSESTKANIQELSDSLEKASDNTAQSLQYLSKSIANVSIDTTEEIFTLSKQLSETTEELAHYVDVTNTEISTLTEAITKDREFYLEERNQYRHDISQRELAFQQMLTGFRDVAAAKEKKWWKFWAN; via the coding sequence ATGAAAACTTATACTCTAAAAGAAGTGTCTAAAAAGATAAATGTTGCACCTGGTATATTACGACAATGGGAAAAAGATTTCGAAGAATTATTAGAAATTCCACGTTCAAAACAGGGTGCAAGGATTTATAGTGATGAAGAGATTGATTTCTTACTAGAAATAAAACAAATGGCAGCAAAAAAATTAAGTAAAGTCTCTATACGTGAACAATTACTAAAGGGTCCAGAACTTGATATGGAGACACCTAATACTCAAGATTCTGTTAGTAAGGTACACTTCGGAGAAGAAGCAGAACTTGAAAATGTGGCCATTCCAAAAGAGATTCCGTTAGATATTATCTCAGATACCCTTCCGGTTGTAGCGGTAGATAACGAAGTATTTAATAATACAGATCTATTTTTTGAAGCAATGGAAGCCTATAAGAAAAATTTTTTAAGTGAAGTGAAAGAAGAAATTAGAAATGTTGTAAGAAAGGAAGTAGTAGAGGAAGTAAAGAAAGAGATTTACAAAGGAACTTATCATACGGTTAAAGCCCTATCTGACTCCATTTATAAATCTTCAGAATCGACAAAAGCTAATATTCAAGAATTGTCTGATTCACTTGAGAAAGCATCAGATAATACAGCTCAATCATTGCAGTATCTTTCCAAAAGCATTGCAAATGTTTCCATAGATACAACAGAGGAAATTTTCACTCTTTCCAAGCAACTATCTGAAACTACTGAGGAATTAGCGCATTACGTTGACGTAACAAATACGGAAATTTCCACTCTCACTGAAGCAATTACAAAAGACCGGGAATTCTACCTTGAGGAGCGTAACCAATATCGACATGATATTTCACAGAGAGAACTAGCATTCCAGCAAATGTTAACTGGATTTAGAGATGTTGCTGCTGCTAAGGAAAAGAAATGGTGGAAATTTTGGGCTAATTAA
- a CDS encoding DMT family transporter, with protein MWIAAALITMVSFGMNNTIFKWSTGRGLSKVHIQFFFYFVAFILTLSYGIMDKSLHLNLITILLGAFIGILNANGNIQMSKAFEKGPASLTSPLIGINAIFPILCAGLIFHEHITILQWIGILIMLGSAMVIQYSTDKKTSISYLPWIVRVGLAILSFGLLGILMKTSSYMHINSLAILIAMYGGGSIYLAISSIALKDEWKSLEINVGALVGLISILGYSCYFFALKNGTASIVFPIVSLNCLVVMLAGYFLYKEKLKRYQIIGVCSALIGIIFTKI; from the coding sequence ATGTGGATTGCAGCAGCTTTGATCACAATGGTTAGCTTTGGGATGAATAACACTATTTTTAAATGGAGTACAGGACGAGGGTTGTCGAAGGTACATATTCAATTCTTTTTCTATTTTGTTGCCTTTATATTAACTCTTAGTTATGGAATCATGGATAAATCACTACATTTAAACCTAATCACCATTTTACTTGGGGCATTCATAGGAATATTAAATGCGAATGGAAATATTCAAATGTCAAAAGCATTTGAAAAAGGACCCGCAAGTTTAACATCTCCCTTGATAGGAATCAATGCAATTTTTCCTATCCTATGTGCCGGGCTTATTTTTCACGAGCATATTACTATTCTACAGTGGATAGGAATTTTAATCATGCTTGGGTCAGCCATGGTTATTCAATACTCAACTGATAAAAAAACATCTATAAGTTATCTTCCATGGATCGTACGAGTAGGGCTAGCAATATTATCATTTGGTTTACTAGGAATCTTAATGAAAACAAGTTCATATATGCATATAAATTCACTAGCGATCTTAATAGCCATGTATGGCGGAGGCAGTATATACTTAGCAATTAGTAGTATAGCATTGAAAGATGAGTGGAAGAGTTTAGAAATTAATGTCGGAGCTCTAGTGGGTCTCATAAGTATTTTGGGCTACAGCTGCTATTTCTTCGCATTAAAAAATGGAACAGCAAGTATTGTTTTTCCTATCGTAAGTCTAAATTGTTTAGTAGTTATGCTTGCCGGATATTTTTTATATAAAGAAAAATTAAAAAGATATCAAATCATAGGCGTATGTTCAGCATTAATAGGGATTATATTTACAAAAATATGA
- a CDS encoding Cof-type HAD-IIB family hydrolase produces MTDYKVLFLDIDGTLVTPEDTIQKSTKDAVSQIQKKGIEVFLATGRPLHEIDEIAKELNIESFIGYNGAYAIYQGKDIFQEPMNSLTVKTFLNIAAAHNHKAVLYTNDRNYYTDFESQIMHQFIKKFHLHKNSVYSPSINSSVLGMTLVNLQENDVSLYNSEAGIHLSQVNVEGMRHCYDVIRDRVNKGFGVQMVLTHLGVQKESAIAFGDGMNDKEMLQSVGESFAMANGHPELFQFAKHKTTDVTNSGIYNGLKKLQLVE; encoded by the coding sequence ATGACCGACTATAAAGTCTTATTTTTAGATATCGATGGAACACTAGTGACACCTGAAGACACAATTCAAAAGTCAACTAAAGATGCCGTTTCGCAAATTCAGAAAAAAGGTATTGAGGTGTTTTTAGCAACAGGGAGACCACTCCATGAGATTGATGAGATTGCTAAGGAATTGAATATAGAATCTTTTATAGGCTACAACGGGGCATATGCTATTTATCAAGGGAAAGATATCTTTCAAGAGCCTATGAACAGTTTAACTGTGAAAACCTTTCTAAATATTGCAGCGGCTCATAATCATAAAGCTGTTCTGTATACCAATGATAGAAATTACTATACAGATTTTGAGTCACAAATAATGCATCAGTTCATAAAGAAATTTCATTTGCATAAAAATTCTGTCTATTCCCCTTCAATTAACAGTAGTGTGTTAGGTATGACATTAGTAAATCTCCAGGAAAATGATGTTTCACTATATAACAGTGAGGCTGGAATTCATTTATCTCAGGTCAATGTGGAAGGCATGAGGCATTGTTATGATGTGATTAGGGATAGAGTGAACAAAGGCTTTGGGGTACAAATGGTTTTAACGCATCTGGGAGTACAAAAAGAAAGTGCCATTGCTTTTGGGGATGGAATGAATGATAAAGAAATGCTACAAAGTGTAGGCGAGAGCTTTGCTATGGCAAATGGACATCCCGAGCTTTTTCAATTTGCGAAGCATAAAACAACGGATGTGACCAATTCCGGTATATACAATGGATTGAAAAAACTTCAATTAGTGGAATAA
- the queC gene encoding 7-cyano-7-deazaguanine synthase QueC: MKNSKALVVFSGGQDSTTCLFWALKNFTEVEVVTFDYNQRHSLEIECAKRIANELGVRHHILDMALLNQLAPSALTRDDIDVKDGEEGELPSSFVPGRNLVFLTFAGILASQIGAKHIVTGVCETDFSGYPDCRDIFVKSLNVTLNLSMDSQFVIHTPLMWIDKAETWKLADELGALDFVREKTLTCYNGVIADGCGECPACKLRKRGLDEYLRSRKEL; encoded by the coding sequence ATGAAAAACAGCAAAGCTTTAGTTGTCTTTAGTGGTGGTCAGGATAGTACTACTTGTTTATTTTGGGCATTAAAGAACTTTACTGAAGTTGAGGTAGTGACTTTTGATTATAACCAGCGTCATAGTCTTGAAATCGAGTGTGCAAAAAGAATTGCAAATGAACTTGGTGTCAGGCACCATATTTTAGACATGGCCCTTTTAAACCAATTAGCTCCTAGTGCGTTGACACGGGATGATATAGATGTTAAGGATGGAGAAGAGGGTGAATTGCCATCTTCATTTGTTCCTGGAAGAAATCTAGTGTTTTTAACGTTTGCTGGGATTTTAGCGAGTCAAATTGGCGCTAAACACATTGTGACTGGTGTTTGTGAAACGGATTTTAGCGGCTATCCAGACTGTAGAGATATTTTTGTTAAGTCCTTAAATGTAACTCTTAACCTATCAATGGATTCTCAATTTGTCATTCATACTCCACTTATGTGGATTGATAAAGCAGAAACCTGGAAATTAGCTGATGAGCTTGGAGCATTAGATTTTGTCAGAGAAAAGACATTAACATGTTATAACGGAGTCATAGCTGATGGATGTGGAGAATGTCCAGCCTGTAAATTAAGAAAAAGAGGCTTGGATGAATATCTAAGATCAAGAAAGGAGTTATAA
- the queD gene encoding 6-carboxytetrahydropterin synthase QueD: protein MYGFRIVDKLQKIDEDISREQLKYHHKRVLVSKEFTFDSAHHLHCYEGKCKNLHGHTYKVVFGLSGFVDDRGLMMDFGDIKEIWKNEIEIYLDHKYLNETLPPMNTTAENIVVWIYEKMSESLLKEARMQQYHGARVEFVRLFETPTSYAEARREWMEVE from the coding sequence ATGTACGGATTCCGAATTGTGGATAAACTCCAAAAGATTGATGAAGATATAAGCAGAGAACAGCTTAAATACCATCATAAGCGAGTATTGGTTAGTAAAGAATTTACATTTGATTCAGCACATCATTTACATTGCTATGAAGGAAAATGTAAAAATTTACACGGTCATACCTATAAAGTAGTCTTTGGGTTAAGTGGCTTTGTTGATGACCGTGGATTAATGATGGACTTTGGCGATATTAAAGAGATCTGGAAAAATGAAATTGAAATATATCTTGATCATAAATATTTAAATGAAACACTTCCACCAATGAATACAACAGCAGAGAACATTGTTGTATGGATTTACGAGAAAATGTCAGAGTCTCTTCTTAAGGAAGCAAGAATGCAGCAATACCATGGGGCAAGAGTGGAGTTTGTCCGCTTGTTTGAAACGCCGACTAGCTATGCGGAAGCTAGAAGGGAGTGGATGGAAGTTGAGTAA
- the queE gene encoding 7-carboxy-7-deazaguanine synthase QueE, whose amino-acid sequence MSKIPVMEIFGPTIQGEGMVIGQKTMFVRTAGCDYSCSWCDSSFTWDGSGKNDTKMMLPEEIWEELRNLGGNGFSHVTISGGNPALLKNLSSLITLLQENNIQICLETQGSKWQDWFLEIDELTLSPKPPSSTMVTDFIILDSIIKKLEGNDPSKRVSLKVVIFDDSDYAYAKSVYSRYPEIPFYLQVGNDDIITTDNQELVNKLLSKYNWLINKVMEDHEFTSVRVLPQLHTYLWGNKRGV is encoded by the coding sequence TTGAGTAAAATACCTGTAATGGAAATTTTTGGTCCAACTATCCAAGGTGAAGGAATGGTCATCGGTCAAAAAACGATGTTTGTAAGAACAGCAGGTTGTGATTATTCATGTAGCTGGTGTGATTCCTCTTTTACATGGGATGGCTCCGGCAAGAATGACACAAAGATGATGCTTCCAGAAGAAATATGGGAAGAACTTAGAAATCTTGGTGGAAATGGATTTTCACACGTCACTATCTCTGGGGGAAATCCTGCATTATTAAAGAATTTATCTAGTCTCATCACACTATTACAAGAGAATAATATCCAAATTTGTCTTGAAACCCAGGGAAGTAAGTGGCAGGATTGGTTTTTAGAAATAGACGAATTGACCCTTTCTCCAAAACCGCCAAGCTCAACAATGGTAACTGATTTCATTATTCTTGATAGCATTATAAAGAAATTAGAAGGAAATGATCCATCGAAGCGGGTAAGTTTAAAAGTGGTGATCTTTGATGACAGTGATTACGCATATGCGAAAAGTGTCTACTCAAGATACCCGGAGATACCTTTTTATTTACAAGTAGGAAATGATGATATTATCACTACAGATAATCAGGAATTAGTAAATAAACTTTTAAGTAAGTATAATTGGTTGATTAACAAGGTGATGGAAGATCATGAATTTACTAGTGTAAGGGTATTACCGCAATTACATACTTACTTGTGGGGGAACAAAAGAGGAGTGTAA
- a CDS encoding polysaccharide deacetylase family protein encodes MKKLLIVFLYFFLFCDKEIGFAKIRVPILVYHSIANYNGQGSKELYVTPENFEKQTAFLRDHGFTLLTFERWQDIKHVPKPIFITFDDGYKNNLNALSIFERLKTDKFKPTGTVFVISGFIDRPNRLSKSDLKMMAGSGLFSIQSHTVTHPDLTKVENVSSELKNSKEDIQKITGKPVIALSYPYGNTNDKVISEAKKYYRYALTTTPEAYSPSGIQNELYVLPRIYIKYSTTLDEFDHLVK; translated from the coding sequence ATGAAAAAGTTACTGATTGTCTTTCTATATTTTTTTCTTTTCTGTGATAAGGAAATTGGGTTTGCAAAGATAAGAGTACCTATCTTAGTTTATCATTCTATTGCTAATTACAATGGGCAAGGGTCAAAGGAGCTGTATGTAACACCCGAAAATTTCGAGAAACAAACAGCCTTTTTGCGTGACCATGGGTTCACACTACTAACATTTGAAAGGTGGCAGGATATTAAGCATGTACCAAAACCTATTTTTATTACATTTGACGATGGCTACAAGAATAATTTAAATGCTTTATCCATTTTTGAACGATTGAAAACGGACAAGTTTAAACCGACAGGAACCGTTTTTGTTATTTCTGGTTTTATTGACAGGCCCAATCGCTTATCCAAATCCGATTTAAAAATGATGGCTGGCTCTGGATTATTTTCGATTCAATCACATACAGTTACACACCCGGATTTAACGAAAGTAGAAAATGTTAGTTCCGAATTGAAAAATTCTAAGGAAGATATTCAGAAAATAACAGGTAAACCGGTAATTGCTCTTTCATATCCATATGGAAACACCAATGACAAAGTAATTTCTGAAGCAAAAAAATATTATAGATATGCTCTGACCACTACACCTGAAGCATACTCTCCATCAGGGATACAAAATGAGCTGTATGTGTTACCTAGAATTTATATTAAATATTCAACAACTCTAGATGAATTTGATCATTTAGTAAAGTAA